The following proteins are encoded in a genomic region of Corticium candelabrum chromosome 11, ooCorCand1.1, whole genome shotgun sequence:
- the LOC134186859 gene encoding dynein light chain Tctex-type 1-like yields the protein MDEFQTGEDTTFVVDEVSAVIKEGVETVIGSSSYHHNKVNQWTSSVVEQCLNQLTKMNKPFKYIVSCVIMQKNGAGLHTASSCFWDCATDGSCTVRWENKSMYCIVSVFGLAI from the exons ATGGATGAGTTCCAGACTGGAGAAGAT ACTACGTTTGTTGTTGACGAAGTCAGTGCTGTCATCAAGGAG GGTGTGGAAACTGTAATCGGGAGCAGTTCGTATCACCACAACAAAGTCAACCAATGGACGTCTAGTGTCGTTGAGCAGTGCCTCAATCAACTGACAAAAATGAACAAACCTTTCAAATACATTg TGAGTTGTGTGATCATGCAAAAGAATGGAGCTGGCTTGCATACAGCTTCCTCTTGTTTTTGGGACTGCGCAACTGATG GCAGCTGTACTGTGAGATGGGAGAACAAGtcaatgtattgtattgtaagtGTGTTTGGATTGGCAATTTAA
- the LOC134187320 gene encoding uncharacterized protein LOC134187320 gives MMFTLAVCILLITRLQSVDCGPIVLRDYGIYPVENYDTVLTFYFNFYNTGPVHNSALVEFTRCCLVITKDDVDCDIMQLADRHTIQLRPYSPETVVFRFHSYYVHDRVGHCEFNYDLEDGRNKQKVRVDFSTSPWPAERIAVEGLEGDNRRQRRSASVAKNAVMKCDGVDEDPQWYCQPADCVLKYKGKRNYYNNLTKKCEPVVKCNTRSPEGTLIAYYDPETNECNSLEMPNENGTVAIRTEMLPDQSANNGTEMNSTSFRQFSTKEFLHHTQRQEESKDENSNVDNEDLQLECNHGTRVGNECKCHDGWMTTEPEWSYVRHWCSEPVSLTNDMWVAGYYMRSTGDAAAVITLSLVAATLLGSWIFLLVQCIKQRAKLQDSQHSLLSNQDID, from the exons ATGATGTTTACGTTGGCTGTCTGTATTCTGCTCATCACACGGCTACAGTCGGTCGACTGCGGTCCAATTGTGCTCAGG GACTATGGCATCTATCCTGTCGAAAATTACGATACCGTATTGACTTTCT ACTTCAATTTCTATAACACTGGACCAGTTCACAATAGTGCCCTCGTGGAATTTACAAGATGCTGCTTGGTCATTACAAAGGACGACGTCGATTGTGAT ATTATGCAGCTGGCTGACCGACATACCATTCAGTTGAGACCGTACTCTCCTGAAACAGTTGTATTTCGATTCCATAGCTAT TATGTTCATGATCGAGTTGGTCATTGTGAGTTTAACTATGACTTGGAAGACGGTCGTAACAAGCAAAAAGTTCGTGTGGACTTCAGCACTAGTCCTTGGCCTGCCGAGAGAATCGCGGTCGAAGGCCTTGAAGGTGACAATCGAAGACAACGGCGAAGTGCGAGCGTAGCAAAAA ATGCCGTCATGAAGTGCGATGGAGTAGACGAG GATCCACAATGGTACTGTCAACCAGCTGACTGCGTCTTAAAATACAAGGGAAAGCGTAACTACTACAATAATTTGACCAAGAAATGCGAACCTGTCGTCAAGTGTAATACACGTAGTCCGGAAGGAACACTGATTGCT TACTATGATCCAGAAACAAATGAATGCAACAGTTTGGAAATGCCAAATGAAAACGGTACAGTAGCAATTAGAACCGAGATGCTGCCAGATCAATCAGCGAACAACGGAACAGAGATGAATTCCACTTCGTTTCGCCAATTTTCCACAAAAGAGTTTTTGCACCACACACAGCGACAAGAGGAGAGCAAGGACGAGAACAGCAACGTAGATAACGAG GACTTACAGTTGGAATGCAATCACGGTACTCGTGTTGGTAATGAATGCAAGTGTCACGATGGATGGATGACAACAGAGCCGGAATGGAGTTACGTCAGGCACTGGTGTAGTGAGCCGGTTAGTCTAACAAATGACATGTGGGTGGCTGGCTACTACATGCGCTCGACTGGAGATGCGGCTGCAGTCATA ACTTTgagtttggtagctgctacgCTTCTAGGATCATGGATCTTCTTACTTGTTCAGTGTATCAAACAACGAGCGAAACTACAAGACAGTCAACACAGTTTGTTGAGTAATCAAGACATCGACTAG